Proteins from a genomic interval of Acomys russatus chromosome 19, mAcoRus1.1, whole genome shotgun sequence:
- the Rpl21 gene encoding 60S ribosomal protein L21, with the protein MTNTKGKRRGTRYMFSRPFRKHGVVPLATYMRIYKKGDIVDIKGMGAVQKGMPHKCYHGKTGRVYNVTQHAVGIIVNKQVKGKILAKRVNVRIEHIKHSKSRDSFLKRVKENDQKKKEAKEKGTWVQLKRQPAPPREAHFVRTNGKEPELLEPIPYEFMA; encoded by the exons atgacaaacacaaagggaaagaggaggggcacGCGCTACATGTTCTCCAGGCCTTTTAGGAAGCATG gaGTTGTTCCTTTGGCCACGTACATGCGAATCTACAAGAAGGGTGATATTGTAGACATCAAG GGAATGGGCGCTGTTCAAAAAGGAATGCCCCATAAGTGTTACCACGGCAAAACCGGAAGAGTCTACAACGTCACCCAGCACGCTGTGGGCATCATTGTGAACAAGCAGGTTAA GGGCAAGATTCTCGCCAAGAGGGTCAATGTGCGCATCGAGCACATCAAGCACTCGAAGAGCAGGGACAGCTTCCTGAAGCGCGTGAAGGAGAAtgaccagaagaagaaggaggccaAGGAGAAGGGCACCTGGGTCCAGCTGAAGCGCCAG CCTGCGCCACCCAGAGAAGCGCACTTCGTGAGGACTAACgggaaggagcctgagctgctggagcccattCCCTATGAATTCATGGCCTAA